Within the Rosa rugosa chromosome 2, drRosRugo1.1, whole genome shotgun sequence genome, the region TTACTAACTTTATAGAGAAGTTATTGCACATGTTGACGTGTGGGAGTAAGTGGCAAATTCATGTGTTGATGATACGGTAATTACCCTATTTTGATGTGTTCTTCAGATTAATTATTTATATAAACTTTTAATAAGAACACAATTGTTGATTAAATTCCACAAAGCCTTCAAATCAAAGAGGCATACATTCGATCAACTAGTTGTATTTTTCTGCCGAGGAAGAGAAAAAGGATTTGAATACACCGTTAGTATATTTGCAACATGTTTCTAATGAGCACAAAGTTATAATCTGTGCTATTTCTTACATTTGAGTAATTTCTGAAAAAATCTAAAGCTGCAATTTACTTCACGTGATTAGCACTTTCTATCCCTTGATATTAATTTACACTCTCCACTGGTATGTAACTTTTTAATGTAATCAGCAATAATAACTACATTAGTTTTACTTTCTCTTAAAGGGGTTAAATGTAATAACTAATAAGGGCGTGTCGCTACTATTTCCCTTTCCGAgaagaaatctgctgtccctaaTACCCTGTGTCAAACCTGttcccatgcattcattggtccataaagattaagaaaatattttcttaatcttttgttccatattttattctttgtggaccaataaatgcatggggactggtttgacacagtatttttggggacagcagatttcatccaTACTATTTCCATATAAAAACCATGCATGCATTTATATGCACAACGATACCCAATGTAGGGTAcgtaataataataacaatcgTGTGTCATGCCAACCATGCCCATACATCATTCATCTTCAAACATGTCATACATGTATACATACATCATGAATGGGGAGTCATATTGGGACACAGCAGTTACatgggttggggatggggaccCTGCCCCCTGGCGCGACCCCTCTTTTTAACCTTTTCATCGTTTTGAAGAATCGAGGTCTGCGTTTTTTTAAAGGGGCGTGTGACTGACTGTGTGAGTGCGAAAGGCACTGTAAATTTTCGAGTCTCGTGCATCCTTCCTGGCTAATCCAAGCTCTAAGTTTGCGTATTTCTTATTCTCATTGCCAGTAAAAAGTAATATTTATTGACATGATCTCTCTATCTTTTGGTGCAGAGTAAATTAAAGCAACTGTTCTCGCATGGAGACTCCCAAACCCTACTTTCCACTTttgttaaattaaaaaaaaaaaaaaaattgttttatttatttatttatttttattccaGGTGAGTGGAGATTCAGACCTTTCAGCACAAGCGTGCCCTTGAAAACCCTTTAGTGAAACTGTTTGCTTCTTCCAACAACAAGAAAGATCACTTTAAATGGACGAAAGAGATATTAAACTGCAAAGATCCCCGGCTTTTGAAACCCTAGCTAGACACCTAATGGTACCCAGGGTTAGGATTTTGCTGAATTGACTGACTCTGAATTAAAGAGATTGAGATCTAGGATCTTTTGGTTGTCGCAGCTCTATAAGATTTGGTAGGGTGGCATATACCTTGTTAGACTATCATGATCTAAGAGGGATTTCAGGGTGTACGTTTTAATTGTAAGTGGTTGGGGTTTGGGGTTTTGACTGTGGGGAGTTGAAGTTTACTTGTACGTTTTGTAACATGGGTTTTTGGGGGATTAGGGTTTTAGGGGACTGTGAGGGGGGTTTTGCTGTATTGTGGGGAAGCTGCAGACTATGCACCAGTAGCTAGATAGGATTATAATGATGAGGACCATGAGGTAGGTTTTTTGGGTTTGGTAATATTGGGGATTTTGTGGATGGGTTGGGGGATTTGTATGGTGGATTTTGGGAAATAATTATTGTGGAGTTCCTTTAGATCTTAATTAAGGTTTTGGACCAAGCAAGAAGCAAGTTTATTTAATTGGGTTCAGATTTCAGACCTTTGCATTTAATATTCAACTAATACCCAATGAatttcaatgtatttatgtttgtGTTTTTCTGGAGGGACATGTATATGTTTGTAAATAAGCTATTtggataaaataaaatttattatgACTACTATTTATATTTGCCTTTCTTGATGTATGAAGTTCGATTATCGATTCCACATATTCTCTCTAACACCCTCGGGAAACCCTAAGACCCTCGGTTGCCATCTCCTTCTCGTCTGGCGGCGGCCGGCGTCGGGACTAGCCTCCTGCTACACCGTCGTCATggttttgctgccggacgggagatctAATGCCCCTGGGTTTGTCGAAGGGTTTTGGCTCGAGGTTTCCGTCCAAAAGTTCGGCTGGTAGGGTGCGAGGGGTGCGCGTGCTTCACGAGGCCGGTCGTCGATTCATGCTGCTGGTTTTTTGGGATCGACGGTGGCCATGGATCCCGATTGATGGCTGTGCGGTTGCAGGGCCTGCAGAGATGGGTCTTCTGTGCTGCTGCATGTTGCGGCGGCGTTGGCTGTGCACGGCTTCGATCGCCGGAGAGGGCGTGGCAAGGTGGGCGCAGTGCCGCAGCGACGTGGGTCAGGCGGACCTTGACCGGACGAGTGCGGTACGACGGCGTGGTGGAAGGGACACGGTGGACTGGCCGAACCAATGATGGGCCTGGTGCATTCCTTGGTGGACTCCCTCTTGGGCTGGAACTGTTTGGGCTGGGGTCTGCCCTAGTCCATAgctaatttgggctagggttctgCTCTAGTCCATAgctaatttgggctagggttctgCTCTAGTCCTTTgctatttgggctagggtttaggcccttggcccaaccctatgtttttaggctatgcacttttgtttttttattttgtgccTATTTTACTATGTATGTTCATAGTTTCATAGGCtcgctgaataagtgagcactggttgtctaatgagtggtgctagcataccacgtcctaaacttgtccttggtatggcaagggaaggtatgtatccgtgccattctggcttgagtatgaatgaaattgatgtttggttcaaaaaaaaaaaaaaaagttcgatTATCTTTTTTAGACATGAAATTTTTCTAGTGAAACTTATACATATTGGAGTCAATGTTATGGGATCATTATTGATCTAACTATTGAATCGTAAAAAATTAACattgaaaaaagtcaatttttagacACGGAAAGCTCTTATGATCTCATTATTTACCAGTCCCAGAAgaaatgcttttttttttggtaatagaaaACGAAAGCTTCCAAAAAGCCCTATTTTGTtcataaatataaataaataaataaataaagaagaatAGTAATATTGCATTGTTCTTACAAGCACTTTTACCCTTACCTTTCCTCTTCTATTAATAAAACAATTGTTCGGAGAGGAGTATCAACCACCGACCTTAGCTCAGTTGGTAGAGCGGAGGACTGTAGTTGGTATAACCATCAGATATCCTTAGGTCACTGGTTCGAATCCGGTAGGTCGGAAACTCTTTTTaatttcaacttttttttttttggttataatCCCACGGGGCTTAGTGATAGATAGTTGCAGAGAGTGATAGGTGAGATGGAGCAGATTGAGAAAGAAGCGATTAAGGAGGCATCAGTGGAGGTATCAAATgaattcaaaaccctaatcgATGCCCAGGATTTGGATTCCCTCAAACAACTGCAGCACCTCATGTACGtattctcttctctcttccgCTCACTCAGcttaaagttttgatctttatttGTTTCTCTGATCATATTGCTCATTAAAATTCTCTAATGTGAAGCTGTAATTctatatttttatatttcttaATTGGGTATTTGTAAATGTTGAAAAGGAAGAAACTTGATTGATGCTTTGTTTTACTGTGTATTTGTGTAATGGAGATTGAATTGGATTGATGAGTCCTTTTGGATTAATTGTGCTACTTTGTAATTGATGGTAAAGCAGTGTGTTAGATGGGAGAAAAAGTTTAATTTGTATCAAACAGTGAGGGAATGGGATAGCTTTTGCAGTTTTTGCTTCTAGTCTTGAATGCTTGTCACTCCGAAAGATTTAACTTTTGCATCTCTGCTCTTAGAGGTTATCTGTGAAAAAAATGATGCAGACTAGACTAGACTACCATAGATTGTTTATGACATCGGTTAAACTACAGAAGTGAGCCGGTTCATCCTTTACCTTTATCTTACTTACAAGCTAGCAGATATTGATGCTAGTTGAAATATGCAAGTTGATGTCCATGTCATCAAGCCATCATTTTTCAGTCTCCATATTGTAGGAAGCTAGGATGGAAGTATTGCCGTTGAAACTTTATTTCTATTATCAATTACTTCAGTTTTCATATATATTACCATGTAAAGGGATTGTGTATATTTCTTTCACAACAAATTAGCACTAACATGATGTGGTATGTCAGAGTTAAGTTTGCAGCTTATAATGAATGGGATATTGAATTTGTTTTACTTTCTATATTGTATGATTCATGGTTGATCTCTTGTTGGCATTGGTTGCTTAGTTTCCTTGCATTTTGTATACATGTATTTGATTTCTGTTACACATTTCCTTTCCCTCTTTGATTGCAGATTGGGGAGGTTGCAAGATGGCAACGCGGTCCTGTCACACTTTAATGAAGTTTCAGAGAACTGCTTTGCTGAGGTTTCTGGAGATTTCTCTAAAAACACACGCCTCTTACGGTCTATGAAGTCTGATCTTGAATACATATTTCAGAAGTTAAGGTGTGATCATTGCGTTCTCTTTTCTTATTTAGAGTACTCACCCACATTTGTGTATTGCTATCTGGCTAAACTGTTCCTTGTTCTGGCTCTTGATGGTAACTAATCTGGAGATTCTTTCTGGCATATGTAATTGAATTTTGAGTATAGTttcttaccaaaaatgaaaacagaaaggaaaaaagaaaatgccTGTCAAGTGTATCTGTAAAAATTCTTTAGCTTG harbors:
- the LOC133729151 gene encoding kxDL motif-containing protein LO9-177; the encoded protein is MEQIEKEAIKEASVEVSNEFKTLIDAQDLDSLKQLQHLILGRLQDGNAVLSHFNEVSENCFAEVSGDFSKNTRLLRSMKSDLEYIFQKLRSMKSRILATYPDAFPDDSKQEVHDQRPDLEMPL